Proteins encoded together in one Ipomoea triloba cultivar NCNSP0323 chromosome 4, ASM357664v1 window:
- the LOC116016533 gene encoding putative calcium-transporting ATPase 13, plasma membrane-type has product MDMMSTKPQRNSKCMDFVVINLSANLRLSVSKKKWHRAMVKIMCCKVLLCYFKENYVVRNNKDSKNINKVSLIQSDNEKLITDKVQENHLSSKLDQSSLAKLVGEKSLKNLDNIGGIESIATCIGSNLQNGINGDTEDISRRNEVYGRNTYPRPPTKSLFQFVWDMFKDPTIIILLVCAALSLAFGMKEDGAKEGWYDGGSIFVAVFLVISVSAISDFRQSRQFEKLSKISSNIQVEVVRSGRRKYISIFEVVVGDLVWLKTGDQIPADGLLVEGHSLQVDESSMTGESDYVEVNHNQNPFLISGTKVVDGYGKMLVTSVGMNTAWGEMMSKISSSSSEETPLQARLNKLTTSIGKVGLAVAFLVLVVLLVRYFTGHTKDDNGNKEFNGSKTKADDVINSVVGIIAAAVTIVVVAIPEGLPLAVTLTLAYSMKRMMSDKAMVRKLSACETMGSATTICTDKTGTLTQNRMTVTKFWLGKESMEGKDHNLIAVRVLDLLHQGVSLNTTGSVFRSPNTTSFEFSGSPTEKAILSWAVLQLKMDMEETKRNSTILHVQAFNSEKKRSGVLMKKIPDGTTHAHWKGAPEMILGMCSHFCDNEGKHKAITYHEREKFYQIIQGMAASSLRCIAFAHKQVSETNPEDGEIHEKIPESGLTLLGFVGLKDPCRAGVKKAVEDCQYAGVNIKMITGDNIFTAKAIATECGILQYNQAVEEGAVIEGSEFRNLTEEQRMERVEKICVMARSSPLDKLLMVQCLRKKGHIVAVTGDGTNDAPALKEADIGLSMGIQGTEVAKESSDIVILDDNFASVATVLKWGRCVYNNIQKFIQFQLTVNVAALVINFVAAVSAGEVPLTAVQLLWVNLIMDTLGALALATEKPTKELMKKPPVGRTEPLITNIMWRNLLAQALYQISILLILQFRGESIFGVSSKVNDTLIFNTFVFCQVFNEFNARELEKRNVFQGIHKNKLFMGIIGITIVLQVMMVEFLKKFADTERLNWGQWGVCIGLAAASWPIGWLIKCFPVPERPIFSYLKLKNLKFL; this is encoded by the coding sequence ATGGATATGATGTCGACGAAACCTCAAAGAAACTCTAAGTGCATGGACTTTGTTGTGATCAACCTCAGTGCAAACTTGAGGTTGTCTGTTAGCAAAAAGAAATGGCATAGGGCAAtggttaaaatcatgtgttgTAAGGTACTACTTTGTTATTTTAAGGAAAATTATGTCGTAAGAAATAATAAAGATTCCAAAAACATTAACAAAGTGTCACTTATACAGTCTGATAATGAAAAACTTATCACTGATAAAGTACAAGAAAACCATTTATCCTCTAAACTTGATCAGTCGAGTCTTGCTAAGCTAGTTGGGGAGAAAAGCCTTAAAAATCTTGATAATATTGGTGGCATTGAAAGTATAGCAACTTGTATTGGAAGTAATTTACAGAATGGAATTAATGGCGATACAGAAGATATTTCACGTAGAAATGAAGTGTATGGAAGGAACACTTACCCGAGGCCACCAACGAAGAGTTTGTTCCAATTTGTTTGGGATATGTTCAAAGATCCCACCATCATTATACTATTGGTGTGTGCTGCATTGTCTCTTGCATTTGGCATGAAAGAGGATGGAGCAAAAGAAGGATGGTATGATGGGGGGAGTATTTTTGTTGCTGTCTTTCTTGTAATATCCGTTTCAGCCATAAGTGATTTCAGGCAGAGTAGACAATTCGAGAAATTATCCAAAATAAGCAGCAACATCCAGGTTGAGGTTGTCAGGAGTGGGCGAcgaaaatatatttcaatatttgaAGTTGTTGTTGGAGACCTTGTTTGGTTGAAGACTGGAGATCAGATCCCCGCGGATGGTTTGCTTGTCGAAGGGCATTCCTTGCAAGTTGATGAATCTAGCATGACAGGGGAGAGCGATTATGTGGAGGTGAACCACAACCAAAATCCATTCTTAATTTCAGGCACAAAAGTTGTAGATGGATATGGTAAGATGCTTGTTACCTCAGTTGGAATGAACACGGCTTGGGGCGAGATGATGAGCAAAATCAGTAGCAGTTCTAGTGAGGAAACACCCCTCCAGGCGAGGCTCAACAAGCTTACTACCTCCATTGGTAAGGTCGGTTTAGCAGTTGCTTTCCTAGTACTGGTTGTCTTGTTGGTACGATATTTTACAGGACATACCAAGGATGATAATGGGAATAAAGAGTTCAATGGCAGCAAAACAAAGGCTGATGATGTGATTAACTCTGTGGTGGGAATCATTGCTGCTGCTGTTACAATAGTAGTCGTCGCAATCCCAGAAGGATTGCCCTTGGCCGTGACTCTTACTCTTGCTTATTCAATGAAGAGAATGATGAGTGATAAAGCGATGGTGAGGAAACTCTCCGCCTGCGAGACAATGGGTTCTGCTACAACCATTTGTACAGACAAAACCGGAACACTCACTCAGAATCGCATGACTGTAACCAAGTTTTGGTTAGGCAAAGAATCCATGGAGGGGAAGGATCACAATTTAATTGCAGTCAGAGTTCTTGATTTGCTTCACCAAGGGGTTAGCCTCAACACAACAGGTAGTGTTTTCAGGTCCCCTAATACTACGAGTTTTGAATTCTCAGGTAGTCCTACAGAGAAAGCAATTCTCTCATGGGCTGTTCTGCAACTCAAGATGGATATGGAGGAAACAAAAAGGAATAGTACCATTCTTCATGTGCAAGCATTCAATTCAGAGAAAAAGAGAAGCGGGGTTTTGATGAAGAAGATTCCTGATGGAACAACTCATGCTCACTGGAAAGGAGCTCCCGAGATGATTCTTGGAATGTGTTCTCACTTCTGCGACAATGAAGGGAAACATAAAGCTATAACATATCacgagagagagaaattctacCAAATAATCCAAGGTATGGCAGCTAGCAGTCTGAGATGCATTGCATTTGCCCATAAACAGGTTTCAGAAACCAACCCTGAAGATGGTGAAATACATGAGAAAATACCAGAGAGTGGCTTGACCCTTTTGGGGTTTGTTGGCCTCAAAGACCCATGCAGAGCTGGTGTGAAGAAAGCTGTGGAAGATTGTCAGTATGCTGGCGTAAACATCAAGATGATCACTGGAGACAATATCTTCACTGCAAAGGCTATAGCAACAGAGTGCGGAATTTTGCAGTATAATCAAGCAGTAGAAGAAGGAGCAGTCATAGAAGGAAGCGAATTTCGAAACCTCACAGAAGAACAGCGGATGGAGAGAGTTGAAAAAATCTGTGTCATGGCAAGATCCTCTCCACTTGACAAGCTTCTAATGGTGCAGTGTCTGAGAAAGAAAGGCCACATAGTTGCGGTCACAGGTGATGGTACCAATGATGCACCAGCTTTAAAAGAAGCTGATATAGGGCTTTCAATGGGAATCCAGGGCACAGAAGTAGCTAAAGAGAGTTCAGATATTGTGATCCTGGATGATAACTTTGCCTCGGTAGCCACTGTTCTGAAATGGGGAAGATGCGTGTACAACAATATCCAAAAGTTCATTCAGTTTCAACTCACAGTCAATGTAGCAGCCCTCGTGATCAACTTTGTAGCGGCAGTTTCAGCCGGAGAAGTTCCCCTCACAGCAGTTCAGCTACTATGGGTCAATCTGATTATGGATACTCTAGGAGCATTAGCACTTGCGACAGAAAAACCAACAAAGGAGCTCATGAAGAAGCCACCTGTGGGAAGAACAGAACCACTAATCACCAATATTATGTGGAGGAATCTTCTAGCTCAGGCTTTATATCAGATATCTATCCTCCTAATCTTACAGTTTAGAGGTGAGTCAATTTTCGGGGTGAGTTCAAAGGTAAATGACACTTTAATCTTCAACACTTTCGTTTTTTGCCAAGTGTTCAATGAGTTCAATGCGCGTGAGCTGGAGAAGAGGAATGTCTTCCAGGGGATACACAAGAACAAGTTGTTTATGGGGATTATTGGCATAACTATTGTTCTTCAGGTAATGATGGTGGAGTTTCTTAAAAAGTTTGCTGATACAGAGAGGTTGAATTGGGGGCAGTGGGGAGTCTGCATAGGACTAGCAGCTGCATCTTGGCCTATTGGCTGGCTCATCAAGTGCTTCCCTGTTCCAGAAAGACCAATATTTAGTTATCTCAAATTGAAGAACTTGAAATTCTTGTAA